The following proteins are co-located in the Haliotis asinina isolate JCU_RB_2024 chromosome 13, JCU_Hal_asi_v2, whole genome shotgun sequence genome:
- the LOC137259283 gene encoding histone PARylation factor 1-like isoform X1 gives MADVRACSVQMQILPVFDCETAKMATRQAKLKPECKYGAKCYRRNADHIKAYSHPKRKAGDDEDTADCPTGGGDRPKKVKVAQGTTSPDTPAKSDVDPDSTSQAAPRKTDSRKEDEEIKQDEEIKEDEDDGSDSEEDEDADASPTDVKQYIKHKYLVEMPQDFYDFWEFCKTEDSAAPTDVFKRVLGFQLVGPFDILAGKHEGVIHNSRGKKPNYLRHWRYYYDPPEFLTVIKGDDDSQFHIGYFRDDPQEMPVFLASNAAKISCVLSPRGDNLFAVVSSYVKEKLKGKDVGGGDRKWLEGVCQRLQEQAGLLGLSLDMRTKAMKTRQKKVVCNSFHGAGIVVPVDENEIGYRPVPETPSDLKKILKKIVDARTEKERNQFFDPLQELITLVQFANDECDYGEGLELGMDLFSYGGKVFHSTILHLLPLAYQLLRRKPYAKIISTHLRHRRHTADLSELD, from the exons ATGGCTGACGTGAGGGCTTGTTCGGTGCAGATGCAGATACTTCCTGTGTTTGATTGCGAAACCGCGAAAATGGCAACAAGGCAGGCGAAGTTGAAGCCAGAGTGTAAATATGGAGCCAAATGCTATAGGAGGAATGCTGACCACATTAAAGCCTACAGCCATCCCAAAAGGAAAGCAGGCGACGACGAAGATACAGCCGATTGTCCGACTGGAGGCGGG GACAGGCCAAAGAAGGTGAAAGTTGCCCAGGGCACAACAAGTCCAGACACACCAGCAAAGTCTGATGTCGACCCAGACAGCACTAGCCAGGCGGCTCCTAGAAAAACAGACTCACGCAAAGAAGATGAAGAAATCAAACAAGATGAAGAAATTaaagaagatgaagatgatg GGAGTGACAGTGAAGAAGATGAAGATGCGGATGCCTCGCCCACGGATGTGAAGCAGTACATCAAACACAAGTACCTGGTGGAGATGCCACAGGACTTCTATGATTTCTGGGAGTTCTGCAAGACGGAAGACTCAGCAGCTccaacag ATGTGTTCAAGAGGGTGCTAGGGTTCCAGCTGGTCGGTCCATTTGACATACTGGCTGGGAAACATGAAGGAGTCATTCACAACTCGAGGGGGAAGAAGCCCAACTACCTGAGACACTGGCGATACTACTATGACCCTCCTGAGTTCCTCACTGTCATCAAGGGAGACGATGACTCACAGTTCCACATTGGCTACTTCAG GGACGATCCTCAGGAGATGCCGGTCTTCCTGGCTTCAAATGCTGCCAAGATAAGCTGCGTGCTCTCaccaaggggagacaacttgttCGCTGTTGTCAG CTCCTATGTGAAGGAGAAGCTGAAGGGGAAGGACGTGGGTGGCGGGGACAGGAAGTGGCTCGAGGGCGTGTGTCAGAGATTGCAGGAACAGGCAGGGCTGCTAGGACTCTCTCTAGACATGCGCACTAAGGCAATGAAGACACGACAGAAGAAGGTGGTCTGCAACAGCTTCCACGGTGCAGGCATCGTTGTTCCAGTTGATGAGAATGAGATCGGATATAGACCTGTGCCAGAAACCCCAA GTGACCTGAAAAAGATCCTGAAGAAAATTGTGGATGCTCGTACGGAGAAGGAACGGAACCAGTTCTTTGACCCGCTACAAGAGCTGATCACGTTGGTGCAGTTTGCCAATGACGAGTGTGACTATGGCGAGGGTCTTGAACTTGGGATGGACCTGTTCAGCTATGGCGGCAAGGTCTTCCACTCCACCATCCTCCATCTCCTTCCCCTGGCATACCAGTTGCTGCGACGAAAACCCTATGCCAAGATCATATCTACTCACTTGCGGCATCGGCGACACACTGCTGACCTCAGTGAACTGGACTAG
- the LOC137259283 gene encoding histone PARylation factor 1-like isoform X2, producing the protein MQILPVFDCETAKMATRQAKLKPECKYGAKCYRRNADHIKAYSHPKRKAGDDEDTADCPTGGGDRPKKVKVAQGTTSPDTPAKSDVDPDSTSQAAPRKTDSRKEDEEIKQDEEIKEDEDDGSDSEEDEDADASPTDVKQYIKHKYLVEMPQDFYDFWEFCKTEDSAAPTDVFKRVLGFQLVGPFDILAGKHEGVIHNSRGKKPNYLRHWRYYYDPPEFLTVIKGDDDSQFHIGYFRDDPQEMPVFLASNAAKISCVLSPRGDNLFAVVSSYVKEKLKGKDVGGGDRKWLEGVCQRLQEQAGLLGLSLDMRTKAMKTRQKKVVCNSFHGAGIVVPVDENEIGYRPVPETPSDLKKILKKIVDARTEKERNQFFDPLQELITLVQFANDECDYGEGLELGMDLFSYGGKVFHSTILHLLPLAYQLLRRKPYAKIISTHLRHRRHTADLSELD; encoded by the exons ATGCAGATACTTCCTGTGTTTGATTGCGAAACCGCGAAAATGGCAACAAGGCAGGCGAAGTTGAAGCCAGAGTGTAAATATGGAGCCAAATGCTATAGGAGGAATGCTGACCACATTAAAGCCTACAGCCATCCCAAAAGGAAAGCAGGCGACGACGAAGATACAGCCGATTGTCCGACTGGAGGCGGG GACAGGCCAAAGAAGGTGAAAGTTGCCCAGGGCACAACAAGTCCAGACACACCAGCAAAGTCTGATGTCGACCCAGACAGCACTAGCCAGGCGGCTCCTAGAAAAACAGACTCACGCAAAGAAGATGAAGAAATCAAACAAGATGAAGAAATTaaagaagatgaagatgatg GGAGTGACAGTGAAGAAGATGAAGATGCGGATGCCTCGCCCACGGATGTGAAGCAGTACATCAAACACAAGTACCTGGTGGAGATGCCACAGGACTTCTATGATTTCTGGGAGTTCTGCAAGACGGAAGACTCAGCAGCTccaacag ATGTGTTCAAGAGGGTGCTAGGGTTCCAGCTGGTCGGTCCATTTGACATACTGGCTGGGAAACATGAAGGAGTCATTCACAACTCGAGGGGGAAGAAGCCCAACTACCTGAGACACTGGCGATACTACTATGACCCTCCTGAGTTCCTCACTGTCATCAAGGGAGACGATGACTCACAGTTCCACATTGGCTACTTCAG GGACGATCCTCAGGAGATGCCGGTCTTCCTGGCTTCAAATGCTGCCAAGATAAGCTGCGTGCTCTCaccaaggggagacaacttgttCGCTGTTGTCAG CTCCTATGTGAAGGAGAAGCTGAAGGGGAAGGACGTGGGTGGCGGGGACAGGAAGTGGCTCGAGGGCGTGTGTCAGAGATTGCAGGAACAGGCAGGGCTGCTAGGACTCTCTCTAGACATGCGCACTAAGGCAATGAAGACACGACAGAAGAAGGTGGTCTGCAACAGCTTCCACGGTGCAGGCATCGTTGTTCCAGTTGATGAGAATGAGATCGGATATAGACCTGTGCCAGAAACCCCAA GTGACCTGAAAAAGATCCTGAAGAAAATTGTGGATGCTCGTACGGAGAAGGAACGGAACCAGTTCTTTGACCCGCTACAAGAGCTGATCACGTTGGTGCAGTTTGCCAATGACGAGTGTGACTATGGCGAGGGTCTTGAACTTGGGATGGACCTGTTCAGCTATGGCGGCAAGGTCTTCCACTCCACCATCCTCCATCTCCTTCCCCTGGCATACCAGTTGCTGCGACGAAAACCCTATGCCAAGATCATATCTACTCACTTGCGGCATCGGCGACACACTGCTGACCTCAGTGAACTGGACTAG
- the LOC137260235 gene encoding glycoprotein-N-acetylgalactosamine 3-beta-galactosyltransferase 1-like yields the protein MDTLSKVKIFCWITTREEEIFNKMAAVKATWARRCDNRMFVMTTTKKYPTNEIVDLHIKDGRKYLTEKTIASLKYIYKHHLNNYDWFLKADDDTFVVMENLKFLLSHYNATEGIYVGHLFKKYSSWGYMSGGAGYVLSREAVRLLVEKGYNVDNMCQKSGMDEDVEIALCLHNVGIAVHNTLDRFGRESFHAFGVVDHIIGSLPKNIQEWDRYKTKTGKECCSQLTISFHYVDPRQMRTLEFLLYRMSVYGRKTEPSYFENFFQIGVVPSLPPQLTWLGCRKLLKIFTKNIAWLRYCRDN from the exons ATGGATACCTTATCAAAAGTAAAGATTTTCTGTTGGATAACAACAAGGGAAGAGGAAATCTTCAACAAAATGGCGGCAGTGAAGGCGACTTGGGCGAGACGCTGCGATAACAGAATGTTTGTCATGACAACCACTAAAAAATATCCAACAAATGAAATAGTGGACCTTCACATCAAAGATGGTCGCAAATATTTGACGGAAAAGACGATAGCGTCTTTAAagtatatttacaaacatcatcTGAACAATTATGACTGGTTTCTGAAAGCAGACGACGATACATTCGTGGTGATGGAGAACCTGAAGTTTTTGTTGTCTCACTATAACGCGACTGAGGGGATATACGTGGGGCACCTGTTCAAGAAATACTCCAGCTGGGGCTACATGAGCGGCGGCGCTGGCTACGTGCTCAGCAGAGAGGCTGTGCGACTTTTGGTGGAAAAGGGGTACAATGTCGAC AACATGTGCCAGAAGTCTGGGATGGACGAAGACGTGGAGATAGCTTTGTGTTTACACAATGTGGGAATCGCCGTTCACAACACACTGGATAGGTTTGGTCGGGAGTCCTTCCACGCCTTCGGCGTCGTTGACCACATCATCGGCTCTCTGCCCAAAAACATTCAGGAATGGGACCGCTATAAGACCAAGACG GGTAAAGAATGTTGCAGCCAGCTGACAATAAGCTTTCACTATGTGGATCCTAGACAAATGAGAACGCTGGAATTTCTGTTGTATAGGATGAGTGTCTACGGGAGAAAAACCGAaccatcatattttgaaaatttctttcaaataggTGTCGTCCCCTCATTACCTCCACAGTTGACGTGGCTAGGCTGCAGGAAACTGCTAAAGATATTCACAAAGAATATTGCCTGGTTACGATACTGTAGAGATAACTGA